The following are encoded in a window of Drosophila simulans strain w501 chromosome 3L, Prin_Dsim_3.1, whole genome shotgun sequence genomic DNA:
- the LOC6738809 gene encoding peritrophin-44 codes for MEKFGAILGVALVLLLHSLDVVNGRNEDICRLFSNNTVIRDPESCSQSITCIDSVSYYSTCTGSTPFFDKDTGKCVKSLSTSTSSCSISCADRAKQFLADPKSCYGYYYCADEETAMYGTCPSETHFNATTQMCSRQYESDCTTSSFEYCSIVKNGVNFDNLQGCHMYHVCEKGVLKDKTCSKTYYQASTGECVSKALVDCDAHPLPTNVCGKASKPYENKFVSDEATCRGYFYCAMQKDGTPDANPVWNQCPQDKFFDASSQMCITPSSVKCSNDRCDGRTASFVVSGTKGCRNYLSCSDGITVSERSCGNYFFDDQLGACTPSVQTYTACKS; via the exons ATGGAAA AATTTGGTGCTATCCTGGGCGTGGCACTGGTGCTACTGCTCCACAGCCTAGATGTGGTTAATGGCCGGAATGAGGACATCTGCCGCTTGTTCTCCAACAATACGGTGATCCGAGATCCCGAATCCTGCAGTCAATCGATCACGTGCATCGATTCCGTCAGCTACTACAGTACATGCACGGGATCTACTCCGTTTTTCGACAAGGACACGGGCAAGTGCGTCAAGTCACTgtccacatccacgtccaGCTGCTCGATATCCTGCGCGGATCGGGCCAAGCAATTCCTGGCCGACCCCAAGTCCTGCTACGGCTACTATTACTGTGCGGACGAGGAGACGGCCATGTACGGCACCTGTCCGTCGGAGACGCACTTCAATGCCACCACCCAGATGTGCTCCCGCCAATACGAATCGGactgcaccaccagcagcttCGAGTACTGCAGCATTGTCAAGAACGGCGTAAACTTCGACAATCTGCAGGGTTGCCATATGTATCACGTCTGTGAGAAGGGTGTCCTGAAGGACAAGACATGCTCGAAAACCTATTATCAGGCCAGCACGGGCGAGTGTGTGTCCAAGGCTCTGGTGGATTGCGATGCCCATCCGCTGCCCACGAATGTCTGCGGCAAGGCCAGTAAGCCCTACGAGAACAAGTTCGTCTCGGATGAGGCCACCTGTCGCGGCTACTTCTACTGCGCCATGCAGAAGGATGGCACCCCGGACGCCAATCCGGTGTGGAACCAGTGTCCCCAGGACAAATTCTTCGATGCGAGCAGCCAGATGTGCATAACCCCCAGTTCGGTCAAGTGCTCCAACGATCGTTGCGACGGTCGAACTGCTAGTTTTGTCGTTAGTGGCACCAAGGGCTGTCGCAACTATCTGAGCTGCTCCGACGGCATCACCGTGAGCGAGAGGTCCTGCGGCAACTACTTCTTCGACGATCAGCTGGGCGCCTGCACTCCAAGTGTCCAGACCTACACTGCGTGCAAGTCGTAG
- the LOC6738810 gene encoding peritrophin-44, producing the protein MLNLKRGVLLGCVLCLVASVALSASAGEYEELCRLFKNGTKVRKPGTCDQYIQCYDGNGTVLTCPSNQSFNPSKGSCVDTLANSNKYCGNRCEGLDGEWVADPTECHKYFYCMNGVPLAGMCPGGQHFDERSQSCQYGVDSICVDVNNICELVAENTKFRNENDCAYYYECDKTGNHASKSCTITSEKRQYFDVESGKCVETNKVECTAHSKENICTSSTTITFKSDKATCRGYFVCKALSPVADLDPLWMQCPEGYFFDEDRQLCANPTSVVCTHNRCDGRGTMLVTSSSNNCHNYIRCVDNKEVTEETCHFDHFFDETVEACSSKIIYDKCCDGRD; encoded by the exons ATGCTAA ACCTCAAACGTGGAGTGCTTCTCGGATGCGTTCTCTGCCTGGTGGCTTCCGTAGCTCTTTCGGCGAGTGCCGGGGAATACGAGGAGCTGTGTCGCCTGTTCAAGAACGGGACCAAGGTTCGAAAGCCCGGCACCTGCGACCAGTACATCCAGTGCTACGATGGCAACGGCACCGTCCTGACCTGCCCCTCCAACCAGTCGTTCAATCCCAGCAAGGGTAGTTGCGTGGACACgttggccaacagcaacaagtaCTGCGGCAATCGCTGCGAGGGATTGGATGGCGAATGGGTGGCCGATCCGACCGAGTGCCACAAGTACTTCTACTGCATGAACGGCGTACCGCTGGCGGGGATGTGTCCCGGGGGCCAGCACTTCGATGAGCGCTCCCAGTCCTGCCAGTACGGCGTGGACTCCATATGCGTGGATGTGAACAACATTTGCGAGCTGGTGGCGGAAAATACGAAGTTCCGGAACGAGAACGACTGCGCCTACTACTATGAGTGCGACAAGACCGGGAACCATGCGTCCAAGAGCTGCACTATCACCTCCGAGAAGCGCCAGTATTTCGATGTGGAGAGCGGCAAGTGCGTGGAGACCAATAAGGTGGAGTGCACCGCCCATTCGAAGGAGAACATCTGCACCAGCAGCACAACGATTACATTCAAATCAGACAAAGCCACCTGCCGTGGATACTTCGTCTGCAAGGCCCTCTCTCCCGTCGCCGACCTGGATCCCCTGTGGATGCAGTGCCCCGAGGGCTACTTCTTCGACGAGGATCGGCAGCTCTGCGCCAATCCCACCTCGGTGGTGTGCACCCACAACAGATGCGACGGACGCGGCACGATGCTGgtgaccagcagcagcaacaactgtcACAACTACATCCGGTGTGTGGACAACAAGGAGGTGACGGAGGAAACCTGCCACTTTGATCACTTCTTCGACGAGACAGTGGAGGCGTGCTCCTCGAAGATCATCTACGATAAGTGTTGCGATGGCCGGgactaa
- the LOC6738811 gene encoding possible lysine-specific histone demethylase 1, with product MKPTQFGGSSSKMTEPIEYVTLISDDSDGEPTPKRIVNHPPSALSAPNPGQKQKHPDEDSNDAPATSDERRTSRRNRPKVDYSNRPSGSGDTASNDKSGSASMGNSNQQAERRGQSQTRKSEANATSVSGPSAGNSRPSQNGDSKDRDAGTPTVLSGQEGAVFQSRLPFNKMTPNEEACFPDISRSGILGHRVFLNIRNSLLHMWVDNPKVQLSFEIALKNLPPPFDSEPSLVRRVHSFLERHGFINFGIFKRLKPIPAKKLGKVIVIGAGISGLAVAHQLQQFGMDVIVLEARDRVGGRISTFRKNSYIADVGAMVVTGVYGNPMTILSKQIGMDLVPIQQTCPLYGPDGKPVPKEKDDVIEREFNRLLESASYLSHRLDFNYAGDCPVSLGDALEWIISMQEMQVMHKRGQHMQEIIATQTKIIEQRRRLKTLRDTIATLKNEHLAMINQRKPKGTDGDLKYCYQEFSIRNTQIKMEETISTFNDLHAEEKQMLAKLHELEQNRPSDVYLSSRDRLILDWHFANLEFANATRLNNLSLKHWDQDDDFEFIGHHTTVRNGYSCVPVALTENLDIRVNSAVKEIKYGTKGVEVVAENLKTSNSQMTYKADLVVCTLTLGVLKVAVAHKESQQSNTVKFDPPLPDWKQQAIKRLGFGNLNKVVLCFDRIFWDPNANLFGHVGSTTASRGEMFLFWSISSSPVLLALVAGMAANLVESVTDDIIIGRCMSVLKNIFGNTSVPQPKETVVTRWRSDPWARGSYSYVSVGSSGSDYDLLAAPVIPPSSKDAEGLPRLFFAGEHTIRNYPATVHGAYLSGLREAGRIADYYLGYPEGTPPDIGYSVAEAANLVSVGNVVKLRDFSPNLSDSSPSSKKSEENSNSNTADSTELQ from the exons ATGAAACCCACCCAGTTCGGAGGCAGTAGCTCCAAGATGACCGAGCCCATTGAGTATGTGACGCTGATAAGCGACGATTCCGATGGTGAGCCCACGCCCAAAAGAATCGTCAATCACCCGCCGTCGGCATTGTCAGCACCCAATCCTGGTCAGAAGCAAAAGCACCCGGATGAGGACTCCAATGACGCCCCCGCCACCAGCGATGAGCGACGCACAAGTAGGCGCAATCGGCCAAAAGTGGATTATAGTAACAGGCCTAGTGGAAGTGGAGACACCGCCTCCAATGACAAGTCAGGATCGGCATCCATGGGAAACAGCAACCAGCAGGCGGAGCGTCGCGGCCAAAGCCAAACCCGCAAGTCAGAAGCCAATGCCACCTCCGTGTCCGGACCCAGTGCAGGAAATTCCAGACCATCCCAGAACGGAGATTCCAAGGACCGGGATGCCGGCACGCCCACGGTTTTGTCTGGCCAAGAGGGCGCCGTCTTCCAATCTCGCCTGCCGTTTAACAAAATGACACCCAACGAAGAGGCGTGCTTTCCGGACATCAGTCGCTCGGGCATTCTGGGCCATCGGGTATTCCTCAACATTCGTAACAGCCTCTTGCACATGTGGGTGGACAATCCCAAGGTCCAGCTGAGCTTCGAGATCGCCCTTAAGAACCTGCCGCCGCCATTCGACAGCGAGCCCAGTTTGGTAAGGCGAGTACACTCGTTTCTGGAGCGTCATGGCTTCATTAACTTCGGCATCTTTAAGCGACTTAAGCCTATACCCGCCAAAAAGCTGGGCAAAGTCATAGTGATTGGGGCAGGGATCTCCGGCTTAGCAGTCGCACACCAGTTGCAGCAGTTCGGCATGGATGTGATCGTCTTGGAAGCGCGGGATCGAGTAGGCGGACGGATATCTACGTTTCGGAAGAACAGCTATATTGCCGATGTGGGAGCGATGGTGGTTACCGGCGTCTATGGCAATCCAATGACGATCCTCAGCAAGCAGATCGGTATGGACCTAGTGCCCATCCAGCAGACATGTCCACTTTATGGCCCAGATGGCAAGCCCGTGCCCAAGGAGAAGGATGATGTGATCGAGAGAGAATTTAACCGACTGCTGGAATCAGCCAGCTACCTGTCCCACCGTCTCGATTTTAACTACGCCGGCGATTGCCCAGTTTCGCTAGGCGATGCCTTGGAGTGGATAATCAGTATGCAGGAGATGCAGGTGATGCACAAACGGGGGCAGCACATGCAGGAGATCATAGCTACCCAAACGAAGATCATTGAACAGCGTCGTCGACTGAAAACCCTTAGAGATACCATAGCCACACTAAAGAATGAGCACTTGGCAATGATCAACCAGCGAAAACCCAAAGGCACGGATGGCGATCTGAAATACTGTTACCAGGAGTTTAGCATTAGGAACACCCAGATCAAAATGGAGGAAACGATCAGTACGTTTAACGATCTCCATGCCGAGGAAAAGCAGATGTTAGCCAAGCTCCACGAACTGGAGCAAAACCGACCTAG CGACGTGTACCTCTCGTCCCGCGACCGCCTGATCTTGGACTGGCATTTTGCCAACTTGGAGTTTGCAAACGCCACCCGGCTAAATAACCTGTCGCTGAAGCACTGGGATCAGGATGATGACTTCGAGTTCATTGGCCACCACACAACTGTGCGGAACGGTTATTCATGTGTGCCTGTAGCTCTTACTGAAAACCTGGACATCCGCGTCAATAGCGCCGTCAAGGAGATTAAGTACGGCACCAAGGGTGTGGAAGTAGTGGCTGAGAACTTGAAGACATCCAATTCGCAGATGACGTACAAGGCAGACCTGGTCGTCTGCACACTTACTCTGGGCGTCCTAAAAGTGGCGGTAGCACATAAGGAGTCACAGCAGAGTAACACAGTCAAGTTTGACCCGCCATTGCCGGACTGGAAACAGCAGGCCATCAAAAGGCTGGGATTCGGGAATCTTAATAAGGTTGTGCTCTGCTTCGATCGCATCTTTTGGGATCCCAACGCTAATCTATTCGGGCACGTGGGCAGCACCACGGCAAGTAGAG GAGAAATGTTTCTGTTCTGGAGTATAAGCTCATCTCCGGTGCTGCTCGCGCTAGTCGCCGGAATGGCAGCGAATCTGGTGGAGAGCGTGACGGATGACATCATAATCGGGCGTTGTATGTCGGTGCTGAAAAACATCTTCGGGAATACCTCTGTTCCACAACCCAAGGAGACAGTGGTAACGCGTTGGCGCAGCGATCCCTGGGCCCGTGGGTCGTACAGCTACGTATCCGTTGGTTCCTCGGGCAGTGACTACGATCTGCTGGCGGCGCCTGTCATTCCGCCGTCCAGTAAGGATGCGGAAGGATTGCCACGGCTATTCTTCGCGGGCGAGCATACGATACGGAATTATCCGGCCACTGTGCATGGAGCGTACTTGAGCGGATTGCGCGAGGCGGGACGTATTGCGGATTACTATCTCGGCTATCCAGAGGGAACACCGCCGGACATTGGCTACTCGGTGGCTGAGGCGGCCAATCTGGTGTCCGTGGGAAATGTTGTCAAGCTGCGCGACTTCTCGCCCAATCTATCTGACTCCTCCCCGTCGTCAAAGAAGTCGGAGGAGAATTCAAACTCAAACACTGCCGACTCTACGGAGCTACAGTAA